In Natronococcus occultus SP4, the following proteins share a genomic window:
- a CDS encoding DUF555 domain-containing protein, giving the protein MNCRVVVEAAVPVFDVETEDEAIRIAISKTGEMLNPDLNYVEINMGERTSPEGEELPPAFIAADEALVALELEMTVFNVEREEHASRIARKEIGQRLENIPLEVIEVELIEDDEDDEDDETESTETDSDGGETTRDQDTDDDEILPEFEDLVE; this is encoded by the coding sequence ATGAACTGCAGGGTTGTCGTCGAGGCTGCCGTTCCGGTGTTCGACGTCGAGACGGAAGACGAGGCGATCCGCATCGCCATCTCGAAGACCGGCGAGATGTTGAACCCTGACCTCAACTACGTCGAGATCAACATGGGCGAGCGAACCTCGCCAGAGGGGGAGGAGCTCCCCCCGGCGTTTATCGCGGCCGACGAGGCGCTGGTCGCGCTCGAACTCGAGATGACCGTTTTCAACGTCGAGCGCGAAGAACACGCCTCCCGAATCGCCCGCAAGGAGATCGGTCAGCGCCTCGAAAACATCCCGCTCGAAGTGATCGAAGTGGAGCTGATCGAGGACGACGAAGACGACGAAGACGACGAGACGGAGTCGACGGAGACGGATTCGGATGGGGGCGAGACAACGCGTGACCAAGACACAGACGACGACGAGATCCTCCCCGAGTTCGAGGACCTCGTCGAGTAA
- a CDS encoding DNA-3-methyladenine glycosylase family protein, which translates to MHSGELDLEALSGGLDLYRTLESGQTYLWRRTDGAMYGGEPAPEAWYYTVVDGAVVRVRSEDGVLEWEASIAAEPLVRRLLRLDDDLEAIVAAAPDDPLLDEAYAAYRGMRLIDDPPFGTLISFICSAQMRVDRIHDMVSALAREYGEPIAFDGRTYHAFPTPERLAAATADELRELGLGYRAPYVVRTAEMVADGEAHPEVARDLEYEDAREYLKRFVGVGDKVADCVLLFSLGFDQAVPLDTWLKTAVEEYYPDCDRGSYAATSRALRERFGGEYAGYAQTYVFHHLRTRE; encoded by the coding sequence ATGCACTCCGGCGAACTCGACCTCGAGGCGCTGTCCGGCGGGCTCGATCTCTACCGCACCCTCGAGAGCGGACAGACCTACCTCTGGCGGCGAACCGACGGAGCGATGTACGGCGGCGAGCCGGCACCCGAAGCGTGGTACTACACCGTCGTCGACGGCGCCGTCGTTCGCGTTCGGAGCGAGGACGGCGTCCTCGAGTGGGAGGCCTCGATCGCTGCCGAACCGCTCGTTCGCCGGCTGCTCCGGCTGGACGACGATCTGGAGGCGATCGTCGCGGCCGCGCCCGACGATCCGCTGTTAGACGAGGCTTACGCGGCCTACCGCGGGATGCGACTGATCGACGATCCGCCGTTCGGGACGCTGATCTCGTTTATCTGTTCGGCCCAGATGCGGGTCGATCGCATCCACGACATGGTCTCGGCGCTGGCCCGCGAGTACGGCGAGCCGATCGCGTTCGACGGGCGGACGTACCACGCGTTCCCGACGCCCGAGCGGCTCGCGGCGGCCACAGCGGACGAACTGCGCGAACTCGGGCTCGGGTACCGCGCTCCCTACGTCGTTCGCACCGCGGAGATGGTCGCCGACGGCGAGGCCCACCCCGAGGTGGCTCGCGACCTTGAGTACGAGGACGCCCGCGAATATCTGAAGCGGTTCGTCGGCGTCGGCGACAAGGTCGCGGACTGCGTGTTGCTGTTCTCGCTGGGGTTCGACCAGGCCGTCCCGCTCGATACGTGGCTCAAGACGGCGGTCGAGGAGTACTACCCCGACTGCGACCGGGGGTCGTACGCGGCGACCTCGCGGGCGCTTCGCGAGCGGTTCGGGGGCGAGTACGCGGGCTACGCCCAGACCTACGTTTTCCACCACCTGCGGACGCGGGAGTAA
- a CDS encoding acylphosphatase yields the protein MTDRTRAHVFVTGNVQGVYYRATTRDTAREEGVDGWVKNLEDGRVEAVFEGPEPAVESMIEFCHEGSPAADVEDVEVEYEQPEGEDGFEIRY from the coding sequence ATGACGGACCGAACCCGCGCACACGTCTTCGTCACCGGCAACGTACAGGGCGTCTACTACCGCGCGACCACCCGCGACACGGCCCGTGAGGAAGGCGTCGACGGCTGGGTGAAGAACCTCGAGGACGGGCGGGTCGAGGCGGTGTTCGAGGGCCCCGAACCGGCGGTCGAGTCGATGATCGAGTTCTGCCACGAGGGGAGTCCGGCGGCCGACGTCGAGGACGTCGAAGTCGAGTACGAGCAGCCCGAGGGCGAGGACGGGTTCGAGATCCGGTACTAA